One stretch of Armigeres subalbatus isolate Guangzhou_Male chromosome 2, GZ_Asu_2, whole genome shotgun sequence DNA includes these proteins:
- the LOC134209509 gene encoding uncharacterized protein LOC134209509, protein MYEAGILRVGGRIKHANLGFGQRHPIILPPKHHLTSIIINDFHEIYLHIWIVDGRNVIQKQLRKCVRCFKVNPPEMKRYMGDLPKFRVTQSEVFSKVGVDYGGPFLIKTGNPRKPVYVKTYVPLFVCMATKPTYIDSLTQAFINVLKRFVARRGVPIQIHSDNATNFIGANSTLHELYLLFTQKETKQALSDYCLPQEIKWLVTNRPSIISSELSAMRSIPTMNGIP, encoded by the coding sequence ATGTATGAAGCTGGAATATTACGTGTCGGCGGTAGAATCAAACACGCAAATCTTGGTTTTGGACAGCGTCACCCGATTATACTCCCACCGAAGCATCATTTAACAAGTATTATCATCAATGACTTCCACGAAATATATCTGCACATCTGGATTGTTGACGGACGGAATGTGATTCAAAAACAGCTTAGAAAGTGTGTTCGTTGTTTTAAGGTTAATCCACCAGAAATGAAACGTTACATGGGAGACTTGCCAAAGTTTCGTGTTACACAATCGGAAGTGTTCTCAAAGGTTGGTGTCGACTATGGAGGGCCGTTTCTCATCAAGACAGGTAATCCTCGCAAACCAGTGTATGTAAAAACTTATGTGCCGCTGTTCGTATGCATGGCTACGAAACCAACCTATATTGATTCATTAACTCAAGCTTTCATCAACGTCCTTAAACGTTTCGTGGCTCGACGCGGAGTTCCTATCCAGATCCACTCCGATAATGCCACGAATTTTATCGGCGCTAACTCAACACTACATGAACTATATCTGCTGTTCACTCAAAAAGAAACCAAGCAGGCTCTTAGTGACTACTGTTTACCCCAGGAAATTAAATGGCTGGTGACAAATCGGCCAAGCATCATATCAAGCGAGTTATCGGCGATGCGAAGTATACCTACGATGAATGGAATACCTTGA
- the LOC134209508 gene encoding uncharacterized protein LOC134209508: MCRLVKAVTSALNVNFSKVVLWTDSQIVLCWLNKSPHELNTFVANRVAEVQRSTDGYQYKYIRSSMNPADMVSRGVLPEELTHSDVWWYGPSFLRSATFPEFESTEAIEIPDVKATVLPVSRQSMEFPVLEKYSSFRKLRRSKNGK, from the exons ATGTGTCGCTTGGTTAAGGCCGTCACGTCAGCGCTCAACGTGAACTTTAGCAAAGTTGTACTGTGGACGGATTCCCAAATTGTTCTTTGTTGGCTGAACAAATCACCCCATGAACTCAATACGTTTGTTGCCAATCGGGTAGCAGAGGTTCAGCGATCAACTGATGGTTATCAATACAAATACATCCGGTCATCAATGAATCCTGCAGACATGGTGTCGAGGGGCGTTCTTCCGGAAGAGCTTACACATAGCGATGTGTGGTGGTATGGACCATCGTTCCTGAGATCTGCCACATTTCCAGAGTTCGAATCTACAGAGGCAATCGAAATACCAGACGTCAAGGCTACGGTACTTCCTGTCAGCAGACAATCGATGGAGTTTCCAGTTCTCGAAAAATACAGCTCTTTCCGCAAACTGCGAAGA TCGAAGAATGGCAAATGA